In a genomic window of Telopea speciosissima isolate NSW1024214 ecotype Mountain lineage chromosome 5, Tspe_v1, whole genome shotgun sequence:
- the LOC122662003 gene encoding 60S ribosomal protein L6, mitochondrial-like, with protein MEAKFFRFLKIVGVGFKARAEAEGRLLYLKLGYSHEVELVVPPAVRAFCFKPNIVCCTGIDKQRVHQFAASVRSCKPPEVYKGKGIMYIDEVIKKKQGKKK; from the coding sequence ATGGAGGCCAAATTCTTTCGCTTTCTTAAGATCGTTGGTGTGGGTTTCAAAGCAAGAGCTGAAGCGGAAGGTCGCCTTCTGTACCTGAAATTAGGCTACAGCCATGAGGTTGAACTGGTGGTTCCACCAGCTGTTCGTGCGTTCTGCTTTAAGCCAAACATAGTTTGTTGCACTGGAATAGACAAACAAAGAGTGCACCAGTTTGCTGCCTCTGTTCGCAGTTGTAAACCTCCTGAAGTTTACAAGGGCAAAGGTATAATGTATATTGATGAAGTTATAAAGAAAAagcaaggaaagaaaaaataa